A portion of the Lolium rigidum isolate FL_2022 chromosome 1, APGP_CSIRO_Lrig_0.1, whole genome shotgun sequence genome contains these proteins:
- the LOC124683638 gene encoding berberine bridge enzyme-like Cyn d 4 produces the protein MALSTGTALLLAVCFLACYASVPSLAASGEFLQCLSGNIPSQLVFTPSSPSFTSVLVSSIRNPKFFTPTTVRPVCIVTPTNASHVQAAVVCGRRHDVRVRVRSGGHDYEGLSYRSERPETFAVVDLENLRAVRVNRRAATAWVDSGATLGELYYTVAKAAPGLAFPAGVCPTIGVGGHFSGGGMGMMMRKYGLSVDNVLDATLVDATGRLLDKKAMGRDLFWAIRGGGGGSFGIVLSWKVRLVPVPQTVTFFNIQKSVDQGAVNAVTKWQTIAPALPEDLSIRVIVQSKQALFQSLYFGNCSAIVRTMSSQFPELGMTRADCREMSWLQSTVNINSGDANITVETLLNRTTSLNTFTKNKSDYVKQAITEASWEKIFPWFNNAGAGIIILEPHGGSVGSIADAETPYPHRSGVLYNIQYVAFWTGNGTDSPNWIRGLYDFMEPLVSKTPRGAYVNYRDLDIGENTVIGGVTSYETGKVWGEQYFGGNFKRLAITKGKVDADDYFRNEQSVPPLVSRM, from the coding sequence ATGGCGCTGTCCACAGGCACAGCTCTCCTGCTCGCAGTTTGCTTCCTCGCTTGCTACGCGTCCGTCCCGTCCTTAGCTGCCTCCGGCGAGTTCCTCCAGTGCCTCTCGGGAAACATCCCCAGCCAGCTCGTGTTCACGCCAAGCTCGCCGTCCTTTACTTCTGTCCTGGTGTCGTCAATCAGGAACCCGAAGTTCTTCACCCCGACAACGGTGAGGCCGGTCTGCATCGTGACGCCCACCAACGCGTCCCACGTCCAAGCCGCCGTGGTCTGCGGCCGCCGCCACGACGTGCGCGTCCGCGTGCGCAGCGGTGGGCACGACTACGAGGGCCTCTCGTACCGGTCCGAGCGCCCCGAGACGTTCGCCGTGGTCGACCTCGAAAACCTCCGCGCCGTGCGAGTCAACCGTCGCGCGGCCACCGCGTGGGTGGACTCCGGCGCAACTCTGGGGGAGCTGTACTACACCGTCGCCAAGGCGGCACCCGGTCTCGCGTTCCCGGCGGGTGTGTGCCCGACCATCGGCGTGGGCGGCCACTTCAGCGGCGGCGGCATGGGTATGATGATGCGCAAGTACGGGCTCTCCGTCGACAACGTCCTCGACGCCACGCTGGTCGACGCAACAGGGCGGCTGCTGGACAAGAAAGCCATGGGGAGGGACCTCTTCTGGGccatccgcggcggcggcggcgggagcttcGGCATCGTGCTGTCATGGAAGGTCAGACTCGTGCCGGTCCCACAGACAGTGACGTTCTTCAACATCCAGAAGAGCGTCGACCAGGGTGCGGTCAATGCCGTGACCAAATGGCAAACGATCGCGCCGGCCCTTCCAGAGGACCTCAGCATACGGGTGATCGTGCAGAGCAAGCAGGCTCTCTTCCAGTCCCTGTATTTCGGCAACTGCAGCGCCATCGTGCGGACCATGAGCAGCCAGTTCCCTGAGCTCGGCATGACACGCGCCGACTGCCGGGAGATGAGCTGGCTGCAGTCCACGGTCAACATCAACTCCGGCGACGCCAACATCACCGTGGAGACGCTCCTCAACAGGACGACCAGCCTCAACACCTTCACCAAGAACAAGTCCGACTACGTCAAGCAGGCCATCACGGAGGCCTCGTGGGAGAAGATCTTCCCCTGGTTCAACAACGCGGGCGCCGGGATCATCATCCTGGAGCCTCACGGTGGAAGTGTGGGCAGCATCGCTGACGCCGAAACACCGTACCCTCACCGGAGCGGCGTCCTCTACAACATCCAGTACGTCGCGTTCTGGACGGGCAACGGCACCGACTCGCCGAACTGGATCAGGGGCCTGTACGACTTCATGGAGCCGCTGGTGAGCAAGACCCCGAGGGGTGCGTACGTGAACTACCGGGACCTCGACATTGGGGAGAACACGGTAATCGGTGGCGTCACGAGCTATGAAACCGGCAAGGTGTGGGGTGAGCAATACTTCGGGGGAAACTTCAAAAGACTCGCCATCACAAAGGGAAAGGTGGACGCCGACGACTACTTCAGGAACGAGCAGAGTGTGCCGCCACTTGTCTCGAGGATGTAA
- the LOC124683639 gene encoding berberine bridge enzyme-like Cyn d 4: MASVCSLALVLLFSFLSSHAFVVSLASSDGFLQCLSAAIPNQLLYTQSSPSFMPILVSSVRNPRLFTPTTVRPLVIVTPTNASHVQSTVICGRHHDVRIRVRSGGHDFEGLSYRSERPEVFAVVDLNMMRSVRVNRRAGTASIDSGATLGEVYYAVSKASNQLAFAAGLCPTIGIGGHLSGGGFGMLLRKYGGAIDNVLDATLVDAEGRVLDKKAMGRDVFWAIRGGGGESFGIVLSWKVKLVPVPPKVTMFKVPKSINEGVIDILTKWQVVAPALPDDLFIRVVVQNDVAEFQSMYLGTCDMLLPLMESHFPELGLNQTHCKEMTWIQSVPYIFLGSTAIVEDILNRTTSLDMSTKATSDYVHQAIPKDGWVKIFTLLAKPNAGLLIIVPYGGKINSFSEAATPFPHRGGVLFNIQYMNFWLATTDGSTQTKWLKDFYAFMGPYVSQNPRQAYVNYRDLDLGVNVVVGNVTSYKAAMVWGEKYYKGNFKRLAFAKGKVDPDDYFRNEQSIPPLVARK, translated from the coding sequence ATGGCCTCAGTTTGTAGCTTAGCCCTAGTGCTCCTCTTCAGCTTCCTCTCGAGCCACGCATTCGTTGTTTCCCTAGCTTCCTCTGACGGCTTCCTCCAATGCCTCTCAGCGGCCATACCAAACCAGCTCCTGTACACTCAGAGCTCGCCTTCATTCATGCCGATCCTGGTTTCCTCCGTCCGGAACCCCAGGTTGTTCACTCCAACCACGGTGAGGCCGCTCGTCATCGTCACGCCCACGAATGCCTCCCACGTCCAGTCTACCGTGATATGCGGACGCCACCACGACGTGCGCATTCGCGTGCGCAGCGGCGGCCACGATTTCGAGGGCCTCTCCTACCGCTCCGAGCGTCCCGAGGTGTTCGCGGTGGTCGACCTCAACATGATGCGGTCGGTGCGTGTTAACCGGAGAGCCGGCACCGCGTCGATTGATTCCGGCGCGACGCTCGGGGAGGTCTACTACGCCGTCTCCAAGGCGAGTAATCAGCTGGCTTTCGCGGCTGGCCTGTGCCCCACGATCGGCATCGGCGGCCATCTCAGCGGCGGCGGGTTCGGCATGCTGTTGCGCAAgtacggcggcgccatcgacaaCGTGCTGGACGCCACTCTGGTGGACGCCGAGGGGAGGGTCCTGGACAAGAAGGCCATGGGGAGGGACGTGTTCTGGGCCATTCGAGGAGGCGGCGGTGAGAGCTTCGGCATCGTGCTATCCTGGAAGGTGAAGCTCGTGCCCGTCCCGCCCAAAGTGACGATGTTCAAAGTCCCCAAGTCAATCAACGAGGGTGTTATAGACATCCTCACCAAATGGCAAGTAGTCGCTCCAGCTCTCCCCGATGATCTTTTCATACGGGTTGTCGTCCAGAATGACGTGGCTGAGTTCCAGTCCATGTACCTTGGTACGTGTGACATGCTCCTTCCATTGATGGAAAGCCATTTCCCGGAGCTCGGACTGAACCAGACACACTGCAAGGAGATGACGTGGATCCAGTCCGTGCCCTACATCTTCTTGGGCAGCACCGCCATCGTGGAGGACATCTTGAACAGGACCACCTCGCTTGACATGTCCACTAAGGCAACCTCCGACTATGTCCACCAGGCAATCCCCAAGGACGGCTGGGTCAAAATATTCACCTTGCTCGCAAAGCCGAACGCCGGGCTCCTGATCATCGTCCCCTACGGCGGGAAGATCAACAGCTTCTCGGAGGCGGCGACGCCATTCCCCCACCGTGGGGGCGTGCTGTTTAACATTCAGTACATGAATTTCTGGTTGGCCACCACGGACGGATCGACGCAGACCAAGTGGCTCAAAGACTTCTACGCGTTCATGGGGCCGTACGTAAGCCAGAACCCGAGGCAAGCCTATGTGAACTATAGGGACCTTGACCTGGGCGTGAATGTCGTTGTAGGCAATGTCACTAGCTACAAGGCCGCAATGGTTTGGGGCGAGAAGTACTACAAGGGTAACTTCAAGAGGCTCGCGTTCGCCAAGGGCAAAGTTGATCCTGACGACTACTTCAGAAACGAGCAGAGCATCCCACCACTAGTGGCGAGAAAGTGA